Proteins encoded by one window of Actinocorallia herbida:
- a CDS encoding methyltransferase domain-containing protein: MSRQAWDPAQYGLFSAERGRAFFELAARVRVKDPRRVADLGCGDGVLTATLADRWPAARVEGIDSSPEMIEAAWRRQVPGLAFERADLVDWAPDLPVDVIVSNAALQWVPGHVELLGRLSAHLVPGGVLAFQVPGNFGAPSHVLLRELSAEYGVRQERPAVLEPEEYLAALAGLGCEADVWETTYLQVLQGTDPVVEWMKGTALRPVLAALDDPEDFLAAYAARLREAYPPTEHGTVFPFRRIFAVARRP, from the coding sequence ATGTCAAGACAAGCCTGGGATCCGGCGCAGTACGGCCTGTTCTCCGCGGAGCGGGGCAGGGCGTTCTTCGAGCTGGCCGCGCGGGTGCGGGTGAAGGACCCGCGCCGGGTGGCGGATCTCGGCTGCGGTGACGGGGTGCTGACGGCGACGCTCGCCGACCGGTGGCCCGCCGCCCGCGTCGAGGGGATCGACTCCTCGCCGGAGATGATCGAGGCGGCATGGCGCCGCCAGGTGCCGGGGCTCGCTTTCGAGCGGGCCGACCTGGTGGACTGGGCGCCCGATCTTCCGGTGGACGTCATCGTGTCGAACGCCGCCCTCCAGTGGGTGCCGGGGCACGTGGAACTGCTCGGCCGCCTGTCGGCGCACCTCGTGCCCGGTGGCGTCCTGGCCTTCCAGGTGCCGGGCAACTTCGGTGCGCCCAGCCACGTGCTGCTGCGCGAGCTGAGCGCCGAGTACGGCGTCCGGCAGGAGCGGCCCGCCGTGCTGGAGCCCGAGGAGTACCTCGCGGCGCTGGCCGGGCTCGGCTGCGAGGCCGACGTCTGGGAGACCACCTACCTTCAGGTGCTCCAGGGCACCGACCCGGTCGTGGAGTGGATGAAGGGCACCGCGCTGCGGCCCGTCCTCGCCGCCCTCGACGACCCTGAGGACTTCCTCGCCGCCTACGCGGCGAGGCTGCGGGAGGCCTACCCGCCGACGGAGCACGGAACGGTCTTCCCGTTCCGGCGGATCTTCGCGGTGGCGCGCAGGCCCTGA
- a CDS encoding acyl-CoA desaturase codes for MTATPIAGAAPLDDLSDSRNGLKHKILVALFTGVPFLALLAAVPVAWGRFLGWTDIIIAAVFYFLSAGGITVGYHRYFTHGSFKVGRAMRIALAIAGGLAIEGPVLNWVADHRRHHKFSDKEGDPHSPWKYGDSAAALFKGLVWSHYGWLYAAKATNVDKYAKDLKADRDLLWLHNNFGLLVTGTFLVPAAIGGLVTWSWAGFFTALFWAGFVRVCLVQHVTWSINSICHTFGDTPFASRDQSRNVWWLAIPSLGESWHNLHHADPTAARHGVGKGQLDISARTIWIFEKLGLAWDVRWPTRERLDAKRA; via the coding sequence GTGACCGCTACTCCCATCGCCGGCGCCGCACCGCTGGACGACCTGTCAGACAGCCGCAACGGTCTCAAGCACAAGATCCTCGTCGCGCTCTTCACCGGCGTGCCGTTCCTCGCCCTGCTGGCCGCCGTGCCGGTCGCCTGGGGCAGGTTCCTCGGCTGGACGGACATCATCATCGCGGCGGTGTTCTACTTCCTCTCCGCGGGCGGGATCACCGTCGGCTACCACCGCTACTTCACGCACGGCTCCTTCAAGGTCGGCCGCGCCATGCGCATCGCCCTCGCGATCGCCGGGGGGCTGGCGATCGAGGGCCCGGTGCTGAACTGGGTCGCCGACCACCGCAGGCACCACAAGTTCTCCGACAAGGAGGGCGACCCGCATTCGCCGTGGAAGTACGGCGACAGCGCCGCCGCCCTCTTCAAGGGCCTCGTCTGGTCGCACTACGGCTGGCTGTACGCGGCCAAGGCCACCAACGTCGACAAGTACGCCAAGGACCTCAAGGCCGACCGCGACCTCCTGTGGCTCCACAACAACTTCGGCCTGCTCGTCACGGGAACGTTCCTGGTGCCCGCCGCGATCGGCGGCCTGGTCACCTGGTCGTGGGCCGGGTTCTTCACCGCGCTGTTCTGGGCGGGTTTCGTGCGGGTCTGCCTGGTCCAGCACGTCACCTGGTCGATCAACTCGATCTGCCACACCTTCGGCGACACCCCGTTCGCCTCCCGCGACCAGTCGCGCAACGTGTGGTGGCTGGCGATCCCGTCGCTGGGCGAGTCCTGGCACAACCTCCACCACGCCGACCCCACCGCCGCCCGCCACGGCGTCGGCAAGGGGCAGCTCGACATCAGCGCCCGGACCATCTGGATCTTCGAGAAGCTCGGTCTCGCCTGGGATGTGCGTTGGCCGACTCGTGAGCGGTTGGACGCCAAGCGCGCCTAA
- a CDS encoding TetR/AcrR family transcriptional regulator → MSDSRRRRMSGSERREQLLGVGRELFAVRGFDGTSVEEIAARAGVSKPVVYEHFGGKEGLYAVVVDREMERLQSLVTTALATEAGYRRKLELAALALLEYIEESTAGFRILVRDSHAASGAGSYASLLSEIAGEVEGLLGREFDHHGLDEKSAPMYAQMLVGMIALTGQWWLDSRRPRREDVAAHVVNLAWNGLSQLEERPTLDPRRRAKEREKAERRQEKDRARAEKVLEKARRKAGTRGEAPAEA, encoded by the coding sequence ATGAGCGACTCCCGAAGACGGCGGATGTCCGGAAGCGAACGACGGGAGCAGCTCCTCGGCGTAGGCCGGGAGCTGTTCGCCGTCCGCGGCTTCGACGGGACGTCGGTCGAGGAGATCGCGGCGAGGGCCGGGGTGTCCAAGCCCGTCGTGTACGAGCATTTCGGCGGCAAGGAAGGGCTGTACGCCGTCGTCGTCGACCGGGAGATGGAGCGCCTCCAGTCCCTGGTGACCACCGCGCTGGCCACGGAGGCCGGCTACCGGCGCAAGCTGGAGCTGGCCGCCCTGGCGCTGCTGGAGTACATCGAGGAGAGCACCGCGGGGTTCCGCATCCTCGTCCGCGACTCCCACGCCGCCTCCGGGGCGGGCAGCTACGCGAGCCTCCTGTCGGAGATCGCGGGCGAGGTCGAGGGCCTGCTCGGACGTGAGTTCGATCACCACGGCCTGGACGAGAAGTCGGCGCCGATGTACGCCCAGATGCTCGTCGGGATGATCGCGCTCACCGGCCAGTGGTGGCTGGACAGCAGACGTCCCCGCCGTGAGGACGTCGCCGCGCATGTGGTGAACCTCGCGTGGAACGGCCTGTCCCAGCTGGAGGAACGGCCGACCCTGGATCCGCGCCGCAGGGCCAAGGAGCGCGAGAAGGCCGAACGCCGCCAGGAGAAGGACAGGGCGAGGGCCGAAAAGGTACTGGAGAAGGCGCGTCGCAAGGCAGGCACGCGGGGGGAAGCCCCCGCGGAAGCCTGA
- a CDS encoding TetR/AcrR family transcriptional regulator, with the protein MAERRKRMTGKERREQLIEIGRALFAQRGFDGTAVEEIAAKAGVSKPVVYEHFGGKEGLYAVVVDREMTRLLGMVTQGMSDGIHYRGKLEGAALALLEYIEESTDGFRILVRDSHAASGTGTFASLISDIATHVEYLLADEFEKHGRDGRLAPMYAQMLVGMVAMTGQWWLEVRRPRREEVAAHLVNLAWNGLSDLEATPRLRPRSRRT; encoded by the coding sequence ATGGCGGAGCGGCGCAAGCGGATGACGGGCAAGGAGCGGCGGGAGCAGCTGATCGAGATCGGTCGCGCCCTGTTCGCCCAGCGCGGCTTCGACGGCACGGCGGTCGAGGAGATCGCGGCCAAGGCGGGGGTGTCCAAGCCCGTCGTGTACGAGCATTTCGGCGGCAAGGAAGGGCTGTACGCCGTCGTCGTCGACCGGGAGATGACCCGTCTGCTCGGCATGGTCACCCAGGGCATGTCCGACGGGATCCACTACCGGGGCAAGCTCGAAGGCGCGGCCCTCGCCCTGCTGGAGTACATCGAGGAGAGCACCGACGGGTTCCGCATCCTCGTCCGGGACTCCCACGCCGCCTCCGGGACGGGCACCTTCGCCAGCCTGATCAGCGATATCGCCACCCACGTGGAGTACCTTCTCGCCGACGAGTTCGAGAAGCACGGCAGGGACGGCCGCCTGGCCCCGATGTACGCCCAGATGCTCGTGGGAATGGTCGCCATGACGGGCCAGTGGTGGCTGGAGGTCCGCAGGCCCCGCCGCGAAGAGGTCGCCGCCCACCTGGTGAACCTCGCCTGGAACGGCCTGTCCGACCTGGAGGCCACCCCCCGCCTCCGACCGAGGTCACGCCGCACCTGA
- the glmU gene encoding bifunctional UDP-N-acetylglucosamine diphosphorylase/glucosamine-1-phosphate N-acetyltransferase GlmU codes for MRHRSVPSAKPRSHSVSPAAVIVLAAGEGTRMKSRTSKVLHEIGGRSMLGHVLAASQTLLPERLVVVVGHRRDQVIAHLAEVAPDAVPVVQETQGGTGHAVRVALADSGPLEGTVVVTNGDHPLITGETLQGLIAAHERDGNAVTVMTTEVPDPTGYGRVLRGLDGAVTGIVEHKDATEGQRAIAEINVGMYAFDGALLDGALKRLTTDNAGGEEYLTDVLGILRGDGHRVGASVVADWIETQGVNDRVQLAAARRQLNDRVLERLMREGVTVVDPQTAWVDVQVQVEADATLLPNVQLHGGTVVRAGAQVGPDTTLTDTVVGEDARVFRTVAEGAEIGPEASVGPYTYLRPGTRLGRKAKAGTYVEIKNSEVGEGSKVPHLTYVGDATIGTGSNIGAGSVFVNYDGVAKHRTVVGDHVRVGSDNMLVAPVTIGDGSYTAAGSVIIKDVPPGAMAVARGQQRNVEGWVERRRAGTPAAEAAKRARENNTQEGDK; via the coding sequence ATGAGACATCGCTCAGTCCCGTCCGCGAAGCCCAGGAGCCACTCTGTGAGCCCGGCCGCAGTCATCGTCCTCGCCGCGGGCGAGGGCACCCGGATGAAGTCCCGCACCTCGAAGGTCCTCCATGAGATCGGTGGCAGGAGCATGCTCGGGCATGTCCTCGCCGCCTCCCAGACCCTGCTTCCCGAGCGCCTGGTCGTCGTCGTAGGGCACCGCCGCGACCAGGTGATCGCCCACCTGGCCGAGGTCGCGCCGGACGCCGTCCCGGTCGTCCAGGAGACGCAGGGCGGGACGGGCCACGCGGTCCGCGTCGCGCTGGCGGACTCCGGGCCGCTGGAAGGCACCGTGGTGGTCACCAACGGCGACCACCCGCTGATCACCGGCGAGACCCTCCAGGGCCTCATCGCCGCGCACGAACGGGACGGCAACGCCGTCACCGTCATGACCACCGAGGTGCCCGACCCCACCGGATACGGCCGCGTCCTGCGCGGCCTGGACGGCGCGGTCACCGGCATCGTCGAGCACAAGGACGCCACCGAGGGGCAGCGTGCGATCGCCGAGATCAACGTCGGCATGTACGCGTTCGACGGCGCCCTGCTGGACGGGGCCCTGAAGCGCCTCACCACCGACAACGCGGGCGGCGAGGAGTACCTCACCGACGTCCTGGGGATCCTGCGCGGCGACGGGCACCGCGTGGGCGCCTCCGTGGTCGCCGATTGGATCGAGACACAGGGCGTCAACGACCGCGTCCAGCTCGCCGCGGCGCGCAGGCAGCTCAACGACCGGGTGCTCGAGCGCCTCATGCGCGAGGGCGTGACGGTCGTCGATCCGCAGACCGCCTGGGTGGACGTGCAGGTGCAGGTCGAGGCGGATGCCACCCTCCTTCCGAACGTCCAGCTGCACGGCGGTACGGTGGTCCGCGCGGGCGCGCAGGTCGGTCCGGACACCACGCTGACCGACACCGTCGTCGGCGAGGACGCCCGGGTGTTCCGCACCGTGGCGGAGGGGGCCGAGATCGGCCCCGAGGCCTCGGTGGGCCCGTACACCTATCTCCGTCCGGGCACCAGGCTGGGCCGCAAGGCCAAGGCCGGGACCTACGTGGAGATCAAGAACTCCGAAGTGGGCGAGGGGTCGAAGGTGCCGCACCTGACGTATGTCGGGGACGCCACCATCGGCACCGGCTCGAACATCGGGGCCGGCAGCGTCTTCGTGAACTACGACGGCGTCGCCAAGCACCGCACCGTCGTGGGCGACCACGTCCGCGTCGGCAGCGACAACATGCTCGTGGCCCCCGTCACCATCGGCGACGGGAGCTACACAGCGGCCGGATCAGTGATCATCAAGGATGTACCGCCCGGGGCTATGGCCGTGGCCCGCGGGCAGCAGCGCAACGTTGAGGGCTGGGTCGAGCGCAGGCGCGCCGGTACTCCTGCCGCAGAAGCGGCAAAACGGGCGCGTGAGAACAACACCCAGGAGGGGGACAAGTGA
- a CDS encoding ribose-phosphate diphosphokinase, with the protein MSGIKTQSVRKLMLFSGRAYPELAKEVAVNLDCELVPTAAYDFANGETFVRFLESVRGSDAFVIQSHTAPINQWIMEQLIMVDALKRASARRITVVAPFFGYARQDKKHRGREPISARLMADLFKTAGADRLITVDLHTAQIQGFFDGPVDHLFALELLADHVAKTLDTSQVTVVAPDAGRVRVAERWTDRLGCPLAIIHKRRDPLVANEVKVFEVVGQVEGRTCVIVDDMIDTGGTIVKAAEALFEQGAARVVVTATHGVLSGPAVDRLKNSRISEVVLTNTLPIPAEKQFDKLTILSIAPLLASAINEVFHDGSVTSLFDGEG; encoded by the coding sequence GTGAGCGGGATCAAAACACAGTCCGTGAGAAAGCTGATGCTCTTCTCGGGCCGCGCATATCCGGAGCTCGCCAAAGAGGTCGCCGTCAACCTCGACTGCGAGCTCGTGCCGACCGCCGCCTACGACTTCGCCAACGGCGAGACGTTCGTGCGGTTCCTCGAGTCGGTCCGCGGCAGCGACGCGTTCGTGATCCAGAGCCACACGGCTCCGATCAACCAGTGGATCATGGAACAGCTGATCATGGTGGACGCGCTCAAGCGCGCCAGCGCCCGGCGCATCACCGTGGTCGCGCCGTTCTTCGGCTACGCCCGGCAGGACAAGAAGCACCGCGGCCGCGAGCCGATCTCCGCGCGCCTCATGGCGGACCTGTTCAAGACCGCGGGCGCCGACCGGCTCATCACCGTCGACCTGCACACCGCGCAGATCCAGGGCTTCTTCGACGGCCCCGTCGACCACCTGTTCGCCCTTGAACTGCTGGCCGACCACGTCGCGAAGACCCTCGACACCTCACAGGTGACGGTCGTCGCGCCCGACGCCGGCCGCGTCCGCGTCGCCGAGCGCTGGACCGACCGCCTCGGCTGCCCGCTGGCGATCATCCACAAGCGCCGTGACCCGCTGGTCGCCAACGAGGTCAAGGTCTTCGAGGTCGTCGGCCAGGTCGAGGGCCGCACCTGCGTCATCGTCGACGACATGATCGACACCGGCGGCACCATCGTGAAGGCCGCCGAGGCGCTGTTCGAGCAGGGCGCCGCCCGCGTCGTCGTCACCGCGACCCACGGCGTGCTGTCCGGCCCGGCGGTGGACCGCCTGAAGAACTCCCGGATCTCCGAAGTGGTGCTCACCAACACCCTGCCGATCCCGGCCGAGAAGCAGTTCGACAAGCTCACCATCCTGTCGATCGCCCCGCTGCTGGCCAGCGCCATCAACGAGGTCTTCCACGACGGTTCGGTCACCTCCCTCTTCGACGGCGAAGGCTGA
- a CDS encoding 50S ribosomal protein L25/general stress protein Ctc, protein MSEVRIAAEPRSEFGKGAARRTRRAGKVPAVLYGHGTDPQHITLPGHELMLALKTPNVLLLVSGLSDGDELALPKDVQRDPLKGFLEHVDLLLVKRGEKVTVDIPVVTTGDLVSGGQLAQELTVVSLEAEATHIPTEITVDLSTLAEGATVLVKDLALPRGVTIAGDEDALVLQITGVQEVQVEGEGEAAEAEAGEETTEEAPAAE, encoded by the coding sequence GTGTCCGAGGTACGCATCGCCGCCGAGCCGCGCTCCGAGTTCGGTAAGGGTGCCGCCCGGCGCACCCGTCGCGCCGGGAAGGTGCCGGCCGTTCTGTACGGGCACGGCACCGACCCGCAGCACATCACGCTTCCGGGCCACGAGCTCATGCTCGCCCTGAAGACCCCGAACGTCCTCCTGCTCGTTTCGGGCCTGTCCGACGGCGACGAGCTCGCCCTGCCGAAGGACGTGCAGCGCGACCCGCTGAAGGGCTTCCTCGAGCACGTCGACCTGCTGCTGGTCAAGCGCGGCGAGAAGGTCACCGTGGACATCCCCGTCGTCACCACCGGCGACCTCGTCTCCGGCGGCCAGCTCGCGCAGGAGCTCACCGTCGTCTCCCTCGAGGCCGAGGCCACCCACATCCCCACCGAGATCACCGTCGACCTGTCGACGCTGGCCGAGGGCGCCACGGTCCTGGTCAAGGACCTCGCCCTGCCGCGCGGCGTGACCATCGCCGGTGACGAGGACGCGCTGGTCCTGCAGATCACCGGCGTCCAGGAGGTCCAGGTCGAGGGCGAGGGCGAGGCCGCCGAGGCCGAGGCCGGCGAAGAGACCACCGAGGAGGCTCCGGCCGCGGAGTGA
- the pth gene encoding aminoacyl-tRNA hydrolase: protein MWFRGKDRVSAVGEETWLVVGLGNPGPKYEATRHNAGFLVLDLLAGRTGGRFKTHKSRCDVVEGRLAGVRAVLAKPRSYMNESGGPVKALRDFYKIPDERLLVVHDELDIDFGAVRLKQGGGDNGHNGLRSITRSLGSKDYLRLRFGVGRPPGRMDAAAFVLKEFAVAERRELPYFLDRAADAAEAVLTSGIAAAQNTFHAP from the coding sequence ATGTGGTTTCGCGGGAAGGACCGGGTGAGCGCGGTGGGCGAGGAGACCTGGCTGGTCGTCGGCCTCGGGAATCCCGGGCCGAAGTACGAGGCCACCCGGCACAACGCGGGCTTCCTGGTGCTCGATCTGCTCGCCGGGCGGACGGGCGGCAGGTTCAAGACGCACAAGTCGCGGTGCGACGTGGTGGAGGGCAGGCTCGCGGGGGTCCGCGCGGTGCTGGCCAAGCCGCGCTCGTACATGAACGAGTCGGGCGGCCCGGTCAAGGCGCTGCGCGACTTCTACAAGATCCCCGACGAGCGCCTGCTGGTCGTGCACGACGAGCTGGACATCGACTTCGGCGCGGTGCGGCTCAAGCAGGGCGGGGGTGACAATGGCCACAACGGGCTCCGGTCGATCACCCGCTCGCTGGGCTCGAAGGACTACCTGCGGCTGCGCTTCGGGGTGGGCCGCCCGCCCGGCCGGATGGACGCCGCGGCGTTCGTCCTCAAGGAGTTCGCCGTTGCCGAGCGGCGCGAGCTCCCCTACTTCCTGGACCGGGCGGCGGACGCGGCCGAGGCGGTCCTCACGTCCGGCATCGCCGCGGCGCAGAACACTTTTCACGCACCGTAA
- a CDS encoding 3'(2'),5'-bisphosphate nucleotidase CysQ: MTVDDHDVAEDLATRAGEVLLALRAEHGFADGPALKKAGDLGSHEFLMAELAGIRPADAVLSEEGKDDLVRLGAERVWIVDPLDGTREYSEEGRDDWAVHVALYEKGALAAGAVALPAQGRTLSTRPGSPLLADLTARFAAPPADILDKRAPVRIVVSRTRPPQVVAQLREHLHAAGYTTELVPMGSAGAKIAAVLLGDADVYVHAGGQYEWDNAAPAAVSLAAGAHASRIDGAELRYNAEDPYLPDILVCHPALSDLILAGVR; encoded by the coding sequence ATGACGGTTGATGACCACGACGTTGCCGAAGATCTCGCGACGCGTGCCGGCGAAGTGCTGCTCGCGCTGCGCGCCGAGCACGGATTCGCCGACGGTCCGGCGCTGAAGAAGGCCGGCGACCTCGGCTCGCACGAGTTCCTCATGGCCGAGCTCGCCGGGATCCGCCCCGCCGACGCCGTGCTGAGCGAAGAGGGCAAGGACGACCTCGTCCGGCTGGGCGCCGAGCGCGTCTGGATCGTGGACCCCCTCGACGGCACCCGCGAGTACAGCGAGGAAGGCCGCGACGACTGGGCCGTCCACGTCGCCCTTTACGAGAAGGGCGCCCTGGCCGCCGGCGCCGTGGCGCTGCCCGCGCAGGGCCGCACCCTGAGCACCCGCCCCGGCTCGCCGCTCCTGGCCGATCTGACGGCCCGCTTCGCCGCCCCGCCCGCGGACATCCTGGACAAGCGCGCCCCCGTGCGCATCGTGGTGAGCCGGACCCGGCCGCCGCAGGTCGTCGCGCAGTTGCGCGAGCACCTGCACGCCGCGGGGTACACCACCGAGCTCGTGCCCATGGGCTCGGCCGGTGCGAAGATCGCCGCGGTCCTCCTCGGCGACGCCGACGTCTATGTGCACGCAGGCGGCCAGTACGAGTGGGACAACGCGGCCCCCGCCGCCGTCTCGCTCGCCGCGGGAGCGCACGCGAGCCGGATCGACGGGGCTGAGCTGCGCTACAACGCAGAGGACCCCTACTTGCCGGATATCCTTGTGTGCCACCCCGCCCTCTCCGATTTGATCTTGGCTGGAGTTCGCTGA
- the cysD gene encoding sulfate adenylyltransferase subunit CysD, whose amino-acid sequence MQYLMSQLDVLEAESIHIIREVAAEFERPVLLFSGGKDSIVMLRLAEKAFAPAPIPFPVMHVDTGHNFDEVIAYRDKRVEELGLRLIVASVQDAIDKGVLVEQKGRRASRNQLQTVPLLAAIEEHEFTAAFGGARRDEEKARAKERVVSFRDEFGQWDPKNQRPELWNLYNTKIHRGEHVRVFPLSNWTELDIWDYIRREEIELPSIYFAHTRTVFERDGMLLADLPPANRGEDEPAFEAMVRYRTVGDISCTGAVKSAAVGLDEVIEEIAATRVTERGQTRADDRASEAAMEDRKKEGYF is encoded by the coding sequence ATGCAATACCTGATGTCCCAGCTGGACGTCCTCGAAGCCGAGTCGATCCACATCATCCGGGAGGTGGCGGCGGAGTTCGAGCGCCCTGTGCTGCTGTTCTCGGGTGGTAAGGACAGCATCGTGATGCTGCGGCTCGCCGAGAAGGCGTTCGCGCCCGCCCCCATCCCGTTCCCCGTCATGCACGTGGACACCGGGCACAACTTCGACGAGGTCATCGCCTACCGCGACAAGCGGGTCGAGGAGCTGGGGCTCCGTCTGATCGTCGCCTCCGTCCAGGACGCCATCGACAAGGGCGTGCTCGTCGAGCAGAAGGGCCGCCGCGCGTCCCGCAACCAGCTCCAGACCGTGCCGCTGCTCGCCGCGATCGAGGAGCACGAGTTCACCGCCGCGTTCGGCGGCGCCCGCCGCGACGAGGAGAAGGCCCGCGCCAAGGAGCGCGTCGTCTCGTTCCGTGACGAGTTCGGCCAGTGGGACCCGAAGAACCAGCGGCCCGAGCTGTGGAACCTGTACAACACCAAGATCCACCGTGGTGAGCACGTCCGGGTCTTCCCGCTGTCCAACTGGACCGAGCTGGACATCTGGGACTACATCCGGCGCGAGGAGATCGAGCTCCCGTCGATCTACTTCGCGCACACCCGCACGGTGTTCGAGCGCGACGGCATGCTGCTGGCCGACCTGCCGCCGGCCAACCGCGGCGAGGACGAGCCCGCGTTCGAGGCGATGGTGCGCTACCGCACGGTCGGCGACATCTCCTGCACCGGCGCGGTGAAGTCCGCGGCCGTCGGCCTCGACGAGGTCATCGAGGAGATCGCCGCCACCCGGGTCACCGAGCGCGGCCAGACCCGCGCCGACGACCGCGCGTCCGAGGCCGCGATGGAAGACCGCAAGAAGGAAGGCTACTTCTAA